TCTTGTTTCAGTCATCATTTTTAGTCTTCCCATTCAGCTTTATCGGCATACATTTTTGAATATTTAAAATCGTCAAAGTCTGAATAAAAAGTCGTGTTAGGATAACCTTCTTTCTCTTTTTTGCTTGTCCAAGTTAAATGAACCAAAGCAAACTGTTTATCTAATCCTTGTTTCTTCACTTCAAATAGTACATCGTCATTTCTTTGGTCGTGGCAAAATGCAGAAAATTCACTGTCAAACAGAATGTGTTTCTGTGGTTTACTGAGAATGTCAAAGAAAGATTTCTCATTAATACCTAATTCCTTTGTTAGCTCGTCTTCAAAAGCAAATTTCTGTTCGATTTGTAATTCGTTCCAAGGTTCTTCAACAAAAGGTCTTGGAGGGTTTGTTTGTAAAAAGTCTTGAAGAATTTTACTGTTCACTCCAACTATGTCAATACGTTTAGGTTCGTTTGGTAGTTCTTTAATGTCGTCAATTGTGTATCCTCCTTGTGGAAATAAAAAAAGTCCATTTTCTAATTGCACATTTAGTCGCAAAGAATACCATTTCTTATAGTCGGGCTTGTTTGTCTGCCAAAACTCCCAAACCGATTTTTGTACTTTGTCAAAATAGTATTCTGTTGGAACAAAGTTTCCATAAATTCCGCCCATACTTTCGTCACCAACTTGTAATTCAGTTGTTCCGATTAGTTGTCTATGTGAGAATACTTTTGCTTTCACTTTGTCTGTCTTTTAGCCTTGCCCATAACGAACTAGGCTTGGCGATGTGGCGGATTTTTAGTACAAAAGTTGATATTATTACTAAAGTTTAATTGAAAAACTTCCGTTGAGTTTTGTACTTCAGCCCGCCTGACGCAAAACCCTTGTTGGCGGTTCGTTGTTGTTTGTTTTTAGGTTCTTTAATGTTGCTTGGTGTCATTAAACTGCCAAAGTACATTGACAATTTTCCAATTTCCATTTAGTTTTACAATGTGCATATAGTCAATCCATTCGTCAGCAACTAATTTCACAGAAGCTGTTCGCTCCGAAACGTCAAGTAATATTACTTCTTTCTTAGGCGATGAAGGAAACTTATCACCGTTCTTATTATAGCTTTCAGCAAGCAAAATCATAGATTCAGTAGTTGTCTCACGAACATAATCTTTGCCTGTTGCCTTGTCTTTCCAAAATGTTCTCTTTACCATTCTTGGGTGCAAGGCACGTTCCATTTGTAAAGGGTTTGGTTTGTGTTGTGATTCAATATAATCGAGGGCTGCCTGTCTTATTTGTAAGCTGTCTTGCTTAGTTTGCCCAAAAACAGTGTTGCCTGTCAGAAATAATACGAGTCCCAATAAGGGAAGTTTTATATTCATCATGCTTATAATTATTAGATTCAAATTTTCCTTCTCAATATTCGTTATTACTCGTTTTACAATGACCGCCAACGAGCAGGGCTTGCTGCTGTGCTGGCTTTCTAACGTCCAGCCCGGAACTGAAGCCCAATTAAATTACTGATGATGAAGTTAAGACAAAAGCTCAATAGAATTACGTCTGCCGAAACCGCTGCTGATAGCGAACAAAAAGATGAGGATTTATTCGTCTGCCAGCATAGCAGCAAACCCAATGTTGTGCGTTCGTGCTTTTTAGTATACTTTCTTTCAAATCACTTGTGTCGTCTATTTTTGCTAATCTGACCAAGGTCCATTTTGTTTTACTTGATAAAAACGTTTTCCATCAAATCGATAGAGTCCTTGCCCAGTACCCCACCACATTCTTCCCGATATATCTCGAAACATACTTTGAACGCAACAAGTAAAACCGTCTGCAGATGTAAACACTGTAAACGCATTTGGATTTGGTAAGGGAATTGAAGGGTCAAATCTTGTGGTACTGCCTTTGGCTGTAACCCAAATTATACCCGACTTTTCGATAATTATGCCCCAAAATTCAGTTCCACCTAAGCCGTCTTTGGCTGTGTATTCTGTTAAAGTTTTACCATCATATTTGCAAATACCGTTTTTCATAGTAAACCACATATTGCCAGCGTTATCTTGTGCTATACCCCCTGCATAGTTTTCACTTAATTCTTCCTTTTCTGCAATATTGATAACTGTTTTGCCATCATAGCGAAAAGCACCTTTGTTAGAGGAAGCAAACCAAATGTTGCCACTTTTGTCTTCCATGATGCCAGCAATATTGATAGGAGGAAGTTGTTGAAATAATGAAAAACTTTGACCGCCTTTGCTATCAGCAGACGGGTCATATCGGTAAACGCCACCATGTGTACCTACCCAAATAGTACCAGATTTGTCAACAAGGATGCCTTTTCGACTTATATCAATATGCTTCAGTCCATCTTTTTGATTATAATTCCTAAATGTTTTTCCATCATATCTATAAACGCCCTGATCAGTCCCAAACCAAAGATTACCATTTTTATCTTCATTAATAGCATAGACAGTGTTGTTATTAAAACCATCAGGATTGGAAAAGTAGGTCAACGTTTTTACATCATACCTCACTACGCCTTCGCCTAAGGTACCAAACCATAAATTCCCTTTCGAATCCTGAAAAATACTTCTGATAAATTGGCTGACCAGGGTAGTGTCAAAATCAGGAGCCAAACCTATTGCCTTAAAGTTTCTTATCACTTTGGGACTTGATTTGGAAGTATTTGGTTCTTTACCTGTGTTTGCTTTTTCTTGTCTGTTGCAAGAGGTAAGAATTGTCAAAAAACTAAAAAGTAATATTTTGTTCAATGTCATAATTAAAGTCTTTTACAGTTGGTGAGGTCTCTCTTAGCATGACGCACAACGTTGCGGGGCTTTGCGTTCGGGCGGGAAATCGAAGCACAAAAGCCGATATTACTAAATTTCAATTGAAAAACTGCCGCCCTAATTTTGCACTTCAGCCCGCCTGAC
The DNA window shown above is from Flectobacillus major DSM 103 and carries:
- a CDS encoding nuclear transport factor 2 family protein — its product is MMNIKLPLLGLVLFLTGNTVFGQTKQDSLQIRQAALDYIESQHKPNPLQMERALHPRMVKRTFWKDKATGKDYVRETTTESMILLAESYNKNGDKFPSSPKKEVILLDVSERTASVKLVADEWIDYMHIVKLNGNWKIVNVLWQFNDTKQH
- a CDS encoding ligand-binding sensor domain-containing protein; amino-acid sequence: MTLNKILLFSFLTILTSCNRQEKANTGKEPNTSKSSPKVIRNFKAIGLAPDFDTTLVSQFIRSIFQDSKGNLWFGTLGEGVVRYDVKTLTYFSNPDGFNNNTVYAINEDKNGNLWFGTDQGVYRYDGKTFRNYNQKDGLKHIDISRKGILVDKSGTIWVGTHGGVYRYDPSADSKGGQSFSLFQQLPPINIAGIMEDKSGNIWFASSNKGAFRYDGKTVINIAEKEELSENYAGGIAQDNAGNMWFTMKNGICKYDGKTLTEYTAKDGLGGTEFWGIIIEKSGIIWVTAKGSTTRFDPSIPLPNPNAFTVFTSADGFTCCVQSMFRDISGRMWWGTGQGLYRFDGKRFYQVKQNGPWSD